In the genome of Sander vitreus isolate 19-12246 chromosome 13, sanVit1, whole genome shotgun sequence, one region contains:
- the LOC144527549 gene encoding cornifelin-like: MTSKMVIHQPQPVMVARESEEWSSGICDCCDDVPQCCFAFWCLSCFSCITSKKHGECLCLPLLDGFGIIPPINMSMRVSMRQRYRIKDTMFKDCLYSTFCYSCSWCQMAREMKSRNIPIVLVSAKHS, from the exons ATGACTTCCAAGATGGTCATCCATCAGCCTCAGCCTGTGATGGTCGCCCGAGAATCCGAGGAGTGGTCATCTGGGATATGTGACTGCTGTGACGACGTGCCCCAGT GTTGTTTTGCTTTCTGGTGCCTTTCCTGCTTCTCCTGTATAACTAGTAAGAAACATGGCGagtgtctctgtctccccctgctggacggcTTCGGCATCATCCCTCCCATCAACATGTCCATGAGGGTCTCCATGCGCCAGCGCTACCGCATCAAA GACACCATGTTTAAAGACTGTCTGTACTCCACCTTCTGTTACTCGTGCTCCTGGTGTCAGATGGCCCGAGAGATGAAAAGCAGAAACATCCCGATCGTTCTGGTCAGTGCCAAGCACTCATGA